One window of the Amycolatopsis mediterranei genome contains the following:
- a CDS encoding glycosyltransferase family 2 protein: MSANPLLPSLSVVIPVYNEQDWIERSVGALLASASAASWPIEVVVVDDGSTDATPSRLDDLRERHGITVLGQANAGRFEARRAGIAKSSGEWIALLDSRVIVDEHALTFLRDQLVDHPERAVWNGHINVASEHNPYAGFMAGLVKVPWRKYCANPRLMSYGIEEFDVYPKGTTFFCARRGLLEGSVTAFASLFDDLRFASDDTRMLRWIAEHEWIWLAPELSATYHGRDSFKKFTQQAYFRGTTYVDSYIASPGPARNALFGALAAGAVGLVFAAKKPKTTLAAGVLGAVAAGQVVRKCGATGPEARAVSTLLPVFAGGFGAGVLRGLAMAGRARLRRR, from the coding sequence GTGAGTGCGAACCCGCTCCTCCCCTCGCTCAGCGTCGTGATCCCGGTCTACAACGAGCAGGACTGGATCGAACGCAGTGTCGGCGCGCTGCTCGCTTCGGCGTCCGCCGCGAGCTGGCCGATCGAGGTCGTGGTGGTCGACGACGGCAGCACGGACGCCACGCCTTCCCGGCTCGACGACCTGCGCGAACGCCACGGCATCACCGTGCTGGGCCAGGCCAACGCCGGCCGGTTCGAGGCCCGGCGGGCGGGCATCGCCAAGTCTTCCGGCGAGTGGATCGCGCTGCTCGACAGCCGCGTCATCGTCGACGAGCACGCTCTGACGTTCCTGCGCGACCAGCTCGTGGACCACCCCGAGCGCGCGGTCTGGAACGGCCACATCAACGTCGCGTCCGAGCACAACCCGTACGCCGGGTTCATGGCCGGCCTGGTCAAGGTGCCCTGGCGCAAGTACTGCGCGAACCCGCGCCTGATGTCGTACGGCATCGAGGAGTTCGACGTCTACCCGAAGGGGACGACGTTCTTCTGCGCCCGCCGCGGCCTCCTCGAAGGCTCGGTGACGGCGTTCGCGTCGCTGTTCGACGACCTCCGCTTCGCCAGCGACGACACCCGCATGCTGCGCTGGATCGCCGAGCACGAGTGGATCTGGCTGGCCCCGGAGCTGTCGGCGACCTACCACGGGCGCGACTCGTTCAAGAAGTTCACGCAGCAGGCCTACTTCCGCGGCACGACCTACGTGGACTCCTACATCGCCTCGCCCGGCCCCGCCCGCAACGCCCTGTTCGGCGCGCTCGCCGCCGGTGCCGTCGGCCTGGTCTTCGCCGCGAAGAAGCCGAAGACGACGCTGGCCGCCGGTGTCCTCGGCGCGGTCGCGGCGGGTCAGGTCGTCAGGAAGTGCGGCGCGACGGGCCCCGAGGCCCGCGCGGTCAGCACGCTGCTGCCGGTGTTCGCCGGCGGGTTCGGCGCCGGTGTCCTGCGTGGACTCGCCATGGCCGGGCGCGCTCGGCTCCGCCGTCGATGA
- a CDS encoding UDP-N-acetyl glucosamine 2-epimerase yields MGFTVISFILGTTAELIKIAPVYHGIRERGMRPKIWFTAQHVDEVADVLADLDMPQPDVWLVPEDKAHNLESPAQVPGWAAQVLRTAWSRRHELRAALTEDGRPPLVLVHGDTFTTPYGSLIGKRILKSRVGHVEAGARSGSILSPLPEELNRKIAAKIVDIHFAPSIREVNNLRNARGVVVDTEANTAIDAMRLAINQPLDVPDLPEKFGLATLHRFELVSRPDKYREALEILREQSRKMPILYMAGAPEREKIRSLGIENIFDDRFIVQPKMRYLKFLPLVARAEYVVTDSGGLSAECYYLGLPCAVHRERTETPQHLGETVVLTEMRGDKLQNFLDTYQNRRGESWMDKYHPAEIVVDTLAQLGYC; encoded by the coding sequence ATGGGCTTCACGGTGATTTCCTTCATTCTCGGCACCACCGCGGAACTGATCAAGATCGCCCCGGTCTACCACGGGATCCGCGAGCGCGGGATGCGGCCGAAGATCTGGTTCACCGCTCAGCACGTCGACGAGGTCGCGGACGTTCTCGCGGACCTGGACATGCCGCAGCCGGACGTCTGGCTGGTGCCGGAGGACAAGGCCCACAACCTCGAGTCGCCGGCGCAGGTCCCGGGCTGGGCCGCGCAGGTGCTGCGCACCGCGTGGAGCCGTCGCCACGAACTGCGCGCCGCGCTGACCGAGGACGGCCGCCCGCCGCTGGTGCTGGTGCACGGCGACACGTTCACCACGCCGTACGGCTCGCTGATCGGCAAGCGGATCCTGAAGTCCCGCGTCGGGCACGTCGAGGCGGGCGCGCGGTCCGGCAGCATCCTCTCGCCGCTGCCGGAGGAGCTGAACCGCAAGATCGCGGCGAAGATCGTCGACATCCACTTCGCGCCGAGCATCCGCGAGGTCAACAACCTCCGCAATGCCCGCGGCGTGGTCGTCGACACCGAAGCCAACACGGCGATCGACGCGATGCGCCTGGCGATCAACCAGCCGCTGGACGTGCCGGACCTGCCGGAGAAGTTCGGTCTCGCCACGCTGCACCGCTTCGAGCTGGTCTCGCGCCCGGACAAGTACCGCGAGGCGCTGGAAATCCTGCGCGAGCAGAGCCGCAAGATGCCGATCCTGTACATGGCCGGCGCGCCGGAGCGCGAGAAGATCCGCTCGCTGGGCATCGAGAACATCTTCGACGACCGGTTCATCGTCCAGCCGAAGATGCGCTACCTGAAGTTCCTGCCGCTGGTGGCGCGCGCCGAGTACGTCGTCACCGATTCGGGTGGTCTTTCGGCGGAGTGCTACTACCTCGGCCTGCCGTGCGCGGTGCACCGCGAGCGCACCGAGACGCCGCAGCACCTCGGCGAGACGGTGGTGCTGACGGAAATGCGCGGCGACAAGCTGCAGAACTTCCTCGACACGTACCAGAACCGGCGTGGCGAGTCCTGGATGGACAAGTACCACCCGGCCGAGATCGTCGTGGACACCCTGGCGCAGCTCGGCTACTGCTGA
- a CDS encoding glucosaminidase domain-containing protein: protein MIHIGLAAALVVVPPIDQGAVRDAALTSGFQEAYVGAAAPIARAIHAAYDIPASVTVAQSILESNWGRSKLSTAERNHFGFKCVTPSSPGPIALRCARYPTTECIPAPCHPVDAYFRSYASIDDSFRDYGRLLTTSPNYAAALPVRADPDAFIRAVAKKYATDPEYANKVIRLMNLYGLRRFDAA, encoded by the coding sequence ATGATCCACATCGGACTGGCGGCCGCGCTGGTGGTGGTCCCGCCCATCGACCAGGGTGCGGTCCGTGACGCCGCGCTGACGTCGGGCTTCCAGGAGGCGTACGTCGGCGCGGCGGCCCCGATCGCGCGGGCGATCCACGCGGCGTACGACATCCCGGCGTCGGTCACGGTGGCGCAGTCGATCCTGGAGTCGAACTGGGGCCGCAGCAAGCTGTCCACGGCCGAGCGGAACCACTTCGGCTTCAAGTGCGTGACGCCGTCGAGCCCGGGGCCGATCGCCCTGCGCTGCGCGCGCTACCCGACGACGGAGTGCATTCCGGCGCCGTGCCACCCGGTGGACGCGTATTTCCGCTCGTACGCCTCGATCGACGACTCATTCCGCGACTACGGCCGGCTTTTGACGACTTCGCCGAACTACGCGGCGGCGCTGCCGGTGCGTGCGGACCCGGATGCGTTCATCCGGGCGGTGGCGAAGAAGTACGCCACCGACCCGGAGTACGCGAACAAGGTGATCAGGTTGATGAACCTGTACGGCCTGCGCCGCTTCGACGCTGCTTAG
- the recR gene encoding recombination mediator RecR, with amino-acid sequence MYEGVVQDLIDELGRLPGVGPKSAQRIAFHLLATDPADIARLQDVLGKVKEGVQFCEVCGNVSEQQKCRICRDERRDLTVICVVEEPKDVLAVERTREFKGRYHVLGGALDPLSGIGPEQLRMRELLKRIGEADIKEIIIATDPNTEGEATATYLVRMLRNFPGLSVTRLASGLPMGGDLEFADELTLGRALSGRRVL; translated from the coding sequence TTGTACGAAGGTGTCGTCCAGGACCTGATCGACGAGCTCGGGCGGCTGCCCGGGGTCGGGCCGAAGAGCGCCCAGCGGATCGCGTTCCACCTGCTGGCCACCGACCCGGCCGACATCGCGCGGCTGCAGGACGTGCTCGGCAAGGTCAAGGAGGGCGTGCAGTTCTGCGAGGTGTGCGGCAACGTCTCCGAGCAGCAGAAGTGCCGCATCTGCCGCGACGAGCGCCGCGACCTCACGGTCATCTGCGTGGTCGAGGAGCCGAAGGATGTCCTGGCCGTCGAGCGCACCCGCGAGTTCAAGGGCCGCTACCACGTCCTGGGCGGCGCGCTCGACCCGCTGTCGGGCATCGGCCCGGAGCAGCTGCGGATGCGCGAGCTCCTCAAGCGCATCGGCGAGGCGGACATCAAGGAGATCATCATCGCCACCGACCCCAACACCGAGGGCGAGGCGACGGCGACGTACTTGGTCCGCATGCTGCGGAACTTCCCGGGCCTGAGCGTGACGCGGCTGGCGTCGGGGCTCCCGATGGGCGGTGACCTGGAGTTCGCCGACGAGCTGACGCTGGGTCGCGCGCTGTCGGGTCGCCGGGTGCTCTAA
- a CDS encoding YbaB/EbfC family nucleoid-associated protein, which produces MAQPGGGFDLSQLMQQAQQMQQKLVEAQEELANTEVTGTAGGGLVTATVSGDSQLKSLQIDPKVVDPDDVETLSDLIVAAVRDASASAQKLTEQKLGPLAGGLGGGGGMPDLGSLGFGG; this is translated from the coding sequence ATGGCCCAACCCGGCGGCGGCTTCGACCTTTCCCAGCTGATGCAGCAGGCGCAGCAGATGCAGCAGAAGCTCGTCGAAGCCCAGGAAGAGCTGGCGAACACCGAGGTCACCGGCACGGCCGGGGGCGGACTGGTCACCGCGACCGTGTCCGGTGACAGCCAGCTGAAGAGCCTGCAGATCGACCCGAAGGTGGTCGACCCGGACGACGTCGAGACGCTGTCCGACCTGATCGTCGCGGCGGTCCGCGACGCGTCGGCGAGCGCGCAGAAGCTCACCGAGCAGAAGCTCGGCCCGCTGGCCGGCGGGCTCGGCGGCGGTGGCGGCATGCCGGACCTCGGCAGCCTCGGCTTCGGCGGCTGA